The following are from one region of the Elgaria multicarinata webbii isolate HBS135686 ecotype San Diego chromosome 13, rElgMul1.1.pri, whole genome shotgun sequence genome:
- the LOC134408342 gene encoding trypsin-like, with protein MSSTFLELLAAVLFLVSSAAAATEERIPGGKPCLPNSQPWQAALLSGFRLSCGGTLIHKSWVLSAAHCKRKTPFPVRLGEHDLKRLDWTEQLKLASKVIVHPGYDPQTKNNDIMLVKLLTPVCLNNNVKILSLPNSCPVPGTRCLISGWGTTTSPQVNFPDVLQCANITIVNHDVCRSIYPSYINENMVCAGRMEGGTDTCQGDSGGPLVCNGVLQGIVSWGPQICAQPNKPGVYVNVCKYVGWIRDTISKN; from the exons ATGTCTTCTACTTTCCTGGAGTTGCTGGCTGCCGTTTTGTTCCTGGTATCTTCTG CTGCCGCAGCAACAGAAGAACGGATACCTGGTGGAAAACCCTGTCTTCCCAACTCCCAGCCATGGCAGGCCGCGCTGCTTTCTGGCTTCAGGCTGTCTTGTGGAGGCACCCTGATCCACAAGTCCTGGGTGCTCAGTGCTGCCCACTGTAAAAGGAAAAC GCCTTTTCCCGTGCGCCTTGGGGAGCACGACCTCAAGCGTTTGGACTGGACCGAGCAGCTGAAACTGGCGTCCAAAGTCATCGTGCATCCCGGCTACGACCCTCAAACCAAGAACAATGACATCATGCTTGTCAAACTGCTGACTCCAGTCTGCTTAAACAACAACGTCAAAATCCTCAGTTTGCCTAACAGCTGCCCTGTGCCTGGGACCAGATGCCTCATTTCAGGGTGGGGTACAACGACAAGTCCCCAAG TAAATTTCCCAGATGTTTTGCAGTGTGCAAACATCACCATTGTCAATCACGACGTTTGCCGAAGCATCTACCCCAGTTATATCAATGAGAACATGGTCTGTGCTGGCAGGATGGAGGGAGGCACGGATACTTGCCAG GGAGATTCAGGCGGCCCCCTTGTCTGCAATGGGGTGCTTCAAGGGATTGTATCCTGGGGTCCTCAGATATGCGCACAACCGAATAAACCAGGAGTCTATGTGAATGTCTGCAAATACGTGGGATGGATCCGAGACACCATCAGCAAAAACTGA